A stretch of the Marivirga tractuosa DSM 4126 genome encodes the following:
- a CDS encoding DUF2490 domain-containing protein, producing the protein MRKLLLIILLGAYFNISAQELEADFEDLSTNLWLSSYNKFRIADKLYWAGEMHYRRVGSAATTPFVDRMAQVYNRHGLNYVVSPNFNFTVGGVLRLNFTPQPGNAEYDPIYIEPRIWHQYLFVLPFPKFMLYNRIRIEHRWKRGSRTTQDEFKFGNRWRYNFYMKIPLNGNKLKPGTFYVSPSVELIMQSGKNVVGSFVEDLRLYGNLGYIASPRVSSSLGLMYTTGQNINDPTLYRRRLIIRLSTYISLDFRKEEQKIPTIKFSD; encoded by the coding sequence ATGAGAAAACTTTTACTAATTATATTATTAGGTGCTTATTTCAATATTTCAGCTCAGGAACTAGAAGCAGATTTTGAAGATTTAAGTACAAATTTATGGCTTAGTTCCTACAATAAATTTAGGATAGCCGACAAGCTCTATTGGGCTGGTGAAATGCACTATAGAAGAGTGGGCAGTGCAGCCACTACGCCATTTGTTGACCGAATGGCACAAGTATACAATAGGCACGGCTTAAACTATGTTGTGTCTCCCAACTTCAATTTCACTGTTGGTGGTGTTTTACGTCTAAACTTCACCCCCCAACCTGGCAATGCAGAATACGATCCTATTTATATTGAACCAAGGATTTGGCATCAATATCTATTTGTACTACCCTTTCCAAAATTTATGTTATACAATAGAATCAGGATTGAGCATAGATGGAAAAGAGGAAGCAGAACCACCCAAGACGAATTCAAATTTGGTAACCGCTGGCGGTATAATTTCTATATGAAAATCCCTCTAAACGGGAATAAGTTAAAGCCAGGAACTTTTTATGTTTCTCCTAGCGTAGAACTGATTATGCAAAGCGGGAAAAATGTAGTAGGTAGCTTCGTTGAAGACTTAAGACTCTATGGAAACCTAGGCTATATTGCAAGTCCAAGGGTTTCAAGTTCTTTAGGATTGATGTACACGACCGGACAAAACATTAATGACCCTACCTTATACAGAAGAAGATTAATTATTAGATTGAGTACATATATTTCTTTAGATTTCAGAAAAGAAGAACAAAAAATACCAACCATTAAATTTTCAGATTAA
- a CDS encoding MORN repeat-containing protein, with protein MDKLKKISLFVSPIIIVGCLVAIFFLSKRKNHFKKEAQTKTEQLENLVQQSALYRQKSKADEFFITGKYDEAMEIYLEIADSIDNNSFLKSRKATIARFNSLRSELDSTQNMSSSQMASMEREMDNKIGEVEKEYQEKMENLQNRFDKDLSSLKNTIAQKERQIQNKAELGRLTFYNANGTKIAYFGEVKFGKANGEGVGHYSSNSVYDGDWKNNMKHGKGTYKWVDGHKYVGEYQNDKREGTGTYYWNTGEKYVGEWKNDKRNGQGTLYDKDGNVKLDGQWKNDELVQ; from the coding sequence ATGGATAAACTCAAAAAAATATCGCTCTTTGTTTCGCCCATTATTATTGTAGGTTGTTTGGTAGCTATTTTCTTCCTTAGCAAAAGAAAAAACCACTTTAAGAAAGAAGCTCAAACCAAAACCGAACAACTGGAGAATTTAGTGCAACAAAGTGCATTATACCGTCAAAAATCCAAAGCAGATGAATTTTTTATTACTGGGAAATATGATGAGGCTATGGAAATTTACCTTGAAATAGCTGATTCAATTGACAATAACAGTTTTTTAAAGAGTAGAAAAGCTACTATAGCCCGATTTAATTCATTGCGATCGGAACTTGATAGCACGCAAAATATGAGCAGTTCACAAATGGCAAGTATGGAGCGAGAAATGGATAATAAAATTGGTGAGGTAGAAAAAGAGTACCAGGAAAAAATGGAGAATTTACAAAACAGATTCGATAAAGATCTGTCCTCCCTAAAAAATACCATAGCTCAAAAGGAAAGACAGATTCAAAATAAAGCTGAATTGGGCCGATTGACTTTTTATAATGCCAACGGCACTAAAATCGCTTATTTCGGAGAAGTGAAATTTGGAAAGGCAAACGGTGAAGGTGTTGGTCATTACAGTTCCAACAGTGTATATGATGGTGATTGGAAGAATAATATGAAACATGGAAAAGGAACCTATAAATGGGTAGATGGTCATAAATATGTAGGAGAATACCAAAATGACAAAAGAGAAGGAACTGGTACTTATTATTGGAATACGGGTGAAAAATATGTAGGCGAATGGAAAAATGATAAAAGAAATGGTCAAGGTACGCTTTACGATAAAGATGGAAATGTGAAGCTAGATGGCCAATGGAAAAATGATGAATTAGTGCAGTAA
- a CDS encoding outer membrane beta-barrel protein, with the protein MRLKGFLIFTVLISFWAIQFPDELNAQDYGLKGGLVVSTINGQGNSSLKPGLQLGAYKKFGATEKLFVQMEALITQKGSWNWDSENINNINLYYFDFAIMFGVMISEKFTVNLGIQPSIFLGGSYKYSTGNQEHKESLKGRVSTMDYATLFGLEYDFDENYTIGGRFNYSFVPLQSYENNFAENAELPYSLVFQLYGKVKMEKVLNMIKSEE; encoded by the coding sequence ATGAGATTAAAAGGTTTTTTAATTTTTACTGTCCTGATTTCTTTTTGGGCTATTCAATTTCCTGATGAATTGAATGCACAGGATTATGGGCTGAAAGGGGGGCTGGTGGTTTCCACTATAAATGGTCAAGGAAATAGTAGCTTAAAGCCTGGCTTACAATTAGGTGCTTATAAAAAATTTGGAGCCACAGAAAAGCTTTTTGTTCAAATGGAGGCTTTAATTACTCAAAAAGGTTCATGGAATTGGGATAGCGAAAACATTAATAATATCAATCTATATTATTTTGATTTCGCCATAATGTTTGGCGTTATGATCTCTGAAAAATTTACAGTCAATTTGGGTATTCAACCCTCTATTTTCTTAGGTGGTAGTTATAAATATTCAACAGGTAATCAAGAGCATAAAGAAAGCCTAAAAGGTCGAGTAAGTACGATGGATTATGCCACCCTATTTGGATTGGAATACGACTTTGATGAAAATTATACAATAGGTGGAAGGTTTAATTACAGCTTTGTCCCGCTGCAATCCTATGAAAACAATTTTGCTGAAAATGCTGAGCTTCCATATTCCTTGGTCTTTCAGCTATATGGGAAGGTTAAGATGGAAAAAGTATTAAATATGATTAAAAGTGAGGAGTAA